A stretch of Triticum aestivum cultivar Chinese Spring chromosome 1D, IWGSC CS RefSeq v2.1, whole genome shotgun sequence DNA encodes these proteins:
- the LOC123183438 gene encoding MDIS1-interacting receptor like kinase 2-like, producing MQTLDNKMPSSSTPLFYLCLLLVPCLLLLEEAHGARHGGISLRSQHTALLHWKATLARPPLQMSSWQENTSPCNWTGIMCAAVRHGRRMPWVVTNISLPGAGIRGQLGELKFSALPFLTYIDLSNNSLHGPIPANISSLSSLSYLNLNFNHLKGQIPFEFGSLQSLAQLELSFNRLTGHIPASLGNLTMLTDLVIHQNMVSGPIPEEIGRLVKLQLLQLSNSTLGGLIPKTLGNLTQLNTLRLFGTQLSGPIPQELGRLVHLQILDLGSNHFSGQIPISITNLTKLNMLLLIENQITGSIPPAIGNLNMLKQLSLYTNQITGSIPPELGNLTMLNELYLYTNKITGPIPSELGMLQNLRELDLADNQISGSIPDSLGNITKLLLLHLYENQITGSIPKSFGKLQSIQELHIFDNKLSGSLPQEFGDVISLVKLALNNNYLSGPLPANICLGGRLQYLFVYSNMFNGPIPSSLKTCTSLVRIDLRWNQLTGDISQHFGVYPHLTKMRLTSNRLSGQILPNLGASTELTVLHLAQNMITGSIPPILSKLSNLVELRLDSNHLSGEIPPEICTLTNLYKLTFSSNQLSGSIPTEIEKLSNLGYLDISGNRLSGSIPEELGACMKLQSLKINDNNFSGSLPGAIGNLAGLQIMLDVSNNNLSGVLPQQLGKLEMLEFLNLSHNQFNSSIPSSFASMVSLSTLDVSDNDLEGPVPITRLLQNASASWFLPNKGLCGNLSGLPPCYSIPIASHHKRKTFGFLLPIVLVVGFGIVAAIVVIIMLSRKKRKPQESVTAEARDLFSVWNFDGRLAFDDIVRATEDFDDKYIVGTGGYGKVYKAQLQDGKLVAVKKLHQTEEELDDERRFCNEMEILSQIRQRSIVKMYGFCSHPAYKFLVYDYIQQGSLHGTLENEELAKELDWQKRIALANDVAQAISYLHHECSPPIIHRDITSSNILLDTTFKAFVSDFGTARILKPDSSNWSALAGTYGYIAPELSYTSVVTEKCDVYSFGVVVLELVMGKHPRDLLDGTLSSGEQAMLVKDILDQRPTTPTTKEENSLVLLIKLAFSCLESSPQARPTMREAYQTLIQQPSSSSCPVPFSTLTLQQVRDAC from the exons ATGCAAACACTGGACAACAAAATGCCATCTTCCTCAACACCATTGTTTTACCTCTGCCTACTGCTGGTGCCGTGCCTTCTTCTCTTGGAAGAAGCACATGGGGCGCGCCATGGAGGGATCTCACTGAGGTCTCAACACACGGCCCTCCTCCACTGGAAAGCTACACTTGCAAGACCACCGCTGCAGATGAGCTCTTGGCAGGAAAACACCAGCCCGTGCAACTGGACTGGCATCATGTGCGCGGCTGTTCGCCATGGCCGCCGCATGCCCTGGGTGGTGACCAACATCTCCCTGCCGGGTGCTGGCATCCGTGGCCAGCTTGGTGAGCTCAAATTTTCGGCTCTCCCATTCCTCACATATATTGACCTCAGCAACAACAGTCTCCATGGTCCAATACCAGCTAATATCAGCTCTCTATCATCTCTTTCTTATCTTAACCTCAACTTCAACCATCTCAAAGGACAGATTCCGTTTGAGTTTGGTAGCTTGCAGAGTCTCGCCCAGCTTGAACTCTCGTTTAACAGACTCACGGGACATATCCCTGCGTCTCTGGGTAACCTAACAATGTTAACTGATCTTGTCATTCACCAAAACATGGTATCAGGTCCCATTCCTGAGGAGATTGGAAGGCTTGTCAAACTACAACTTCTACAGCTAAGCAACAGCACCTTAGGCGGGTTGATACCAAAAACCCTTGGAAATCTTACCCAACTAAATACTTTGCGCCTGTTTGGTACTCAACTTTCAGGGCCTATACCCCAAGAACTAGGCAGGCTAGTCCATTTGCAAATTCTTGATCTTGGTTCAAATCATTTTTCAGGTCAAATTCCAATCTCCATAACCAATCTCACCAAGCTGAACATGCTTCTTCTCATTGAAAATCAAATCACAGGTTCCATCCCCCCCGCAATAGGCAATCTCAATATGTTAAAGCAACTTTCTCTCTATACAAATCAAATAACAGGTTCAATACCCCCAGAACTAGGGAACCTCACTATGCTCAATGAACTTTATCTCTATACAAATAAAATCACAGGCCCAATACCTTCAGAATTGGGCATGTTGCAGAATCTCCGAGAATTAGACTTGGCCGACAACCAAATATCTGGCTCTATTCCTGACAGCTTAGGAAATATTACCAAGCTACTACTACTACACCTCTATGAAAATCAGATAACCGGTTCAATACCAAAATCTTTTGGGAAGTTGCAAAGCATCCAAGAACTGCATATATTTGATAACAAATTGTCAGGTTCTCTTCCTCAAGAATTTGGAGATGTCATAAGCCTTGTTAAACTTGCATTGAATAACAACTATCTTTCAGGACCTTTACCAGCAAATATATGTTTAGGTGGAAGACTTCAATATCTCTTTGTCTATTCTAATATGTTCAATGGCCCCATTCCAAGTAGTTTAAAGACTTGCACAAGTTTGGTTCGAATTGACCTTCGGTGGAACCAACTAACAGGAGATATATCTCAGCATTTTGGTGTGTATCCACATCTCACAAAGATGCGCTTGACATCGAATAGACTCTCTGGGCAGATCTTACCAAATCTAGGTGCATCTACCGAACTGACGGTGCTACACCTAGCACAAAATATGATCACGGGCTCCATACCTCCAATCCTTTCTAAATTGTCCAACCTAGTAGAGCTGAGACTCGATTCTAATCATCTCAGCGGTGAGATTCCACCAGAAATCTGCACTTTAACCAATCTATATAAACTAACCTTTTCATCAAACCAATTATCTGGATCCATACCTACAGAGATAGAAAAGCTCAGCAATCTAGGATACCTTGATATATCTGGGAACAGACTGAGTGGATCAATACCTGAGGAACTAGGGGCCTGCATGAAACTACAGTCCTTGAAGATAAACGACAATAACTTCAGTGGGAGTTTGCCTGGAGCGATTGGAAATTTAGCAGGCCTGCAGATCATGTTAGATGTGAGCAACAATAACCTCAGTGGTGTGTTGCCACAACAACTTGGGAAGTTGGAGATGCTAGAATTTCTGAATTTATCGCATAATCAGTTCAATAGCAGCATTCCATCCTCCTTTGCAAGCATGGTGAGCCTTTCAACACTCGATGTGTCCGACAACGACTTGGAAGGACCGGTCCCAATAACACGGCTACTCCAAAATGCTTCAGCAAGTTGGTTTCTTCCCAATAAAGGTCTGTGTGGTAACCTCTCTGGCCTGCCACCTTGTTATTCAATTCCAATAGCTAGTCACCATAAACGGAAGACATTTGGTTTTCTTTTGCCAATTGTTCTTGTGGTGGGTTTCGGCATTGTTGCCGCAATTGTTGTCATAATAATGCTTAGTCGTAAAAAGAGAAAACCACAAGAAAGTGTTACTGCTGAAGCAAGGGACCTATTCTCTGTTTGGAATTTTGATGGAAGATTGGCATTTGACGATATTGTAAGGGCAACAGAAGACTTCGACGATAAGTACATCGTTGGAACAGGTGGATATGGCAAGGTCTATAAGGCACAACTCCAAGATGGGAAGCTAGTTGCTGTGAAGAAGCTTCATCAGACCGAAGAGGAGCTGGATGACGAAAGAAGATTTTGCAATGAAATGGAGATCTTATCACAGATCCGACAACGAAGCATTGTAAAAATGTATGGATTCTGCTCCCATCCAGCGTATAAATTTCTTGTGTATGACTACATTCAGCAGGGAAGCCTCCACGGGACATTGGAAAATGAGGAGCTAGCAAAGGAATTGGATTGGCAGAAGAGAATTGCTCTTGCAAATGATGTGGCTCAAGCAATATCTTATTTGCACCACGAATGCAGTCCACCTATAATCCATCGAGATATCACGAGCAGCAACATCTTACTTGATACAACCTTCAAGGCTTTTGTCTCGGATTTTGGCACGGCAAGGATTCTTAAGCCCGATTCATCAAACTGGAGTGCACTAGCAGGAACGTATGGCTACATAGCTCCTG AACTGTCGTACACATCTGTTGTGACAGAGAAATGTGATGTCTATAGCTTTGGTGTGGTTGTGCTAGAGCTAGTGATGGGGAAGCATCCAAGAGATCTATTAGATGGTACTTTGTCGAGTGGGGAACAAGCTATGCTGGTGAAAGATATTCTAGACCAACGGCCGACAACACCAACAACAAAAGAAGAGAATAGCTTAGTTCTGCTCATCAAGCTAGCCTTTTCTTGCTTGGAATCTTCTCCACAAGCAAGGCCAACCATGCGGGAGGCATACCAAACACTCATCCAGCAACCCTCTTCTAGTTCCTGTCCCGTGCCTTTCAGCACACTTACATTACAGCAAGTAAGGGATGCATGTTAA